DNA sequence from the Candidatus Hydrogenedentota bacterium genome:
TGGCAGTACGGGTACGGGCCGGTGAATGCCGAGACCGGGCTGCTGGAATCGTTTACGCCGTTGCCGCATTTCACGGGATCGGCGTGGCAGGGCGGGCCGAATCTGCCCGATCCCGCGCTGGACTGGGTCAGCCTGAATTCGCACGGCGGGCATCCGGGCAAGCCGGGGCTGGCGGCGGTGCGCCGCTGGGTGGCCCCGTTCGACGCGACGATTGCGCTGGACGGCGAATTGAAACACGGCGCCTCCCAGGGCGACGGCGTCACCGGATCGGTCATAGCGCGCGGCGGCGAGGTGCTCTGGACGGGCCGCGCCCACAACGGGACGGTCTGGAGCGAATTTGAAAACGTCAACGTAAAAGCGGGCGACACGATTGACCTGGTGGTGGATTGCGGCGCCAACCAGAGCCACGATTCCTTCACCTGGCACCCGCGCATCCGCGTGGTAGGCGATGTGGAAGGCGATTCCAGCCGTCCACGGGAATGGTTGTCGCGGCTGGGCTTTGATGGCCCCGCGCCCGAGCCCATGGGCCCGTGGGAGAAGTACGCGCAGGTGCTGTTGATGTCGAACGAGTTTATGTTTGTCGATTAACGAATGGGCCGCGCTTAAGGCAGGGTAGGCGTCTCGCCTGTCCCGACCCAGAGTAGGATAGGCGTCCCGCCTGTCCCGACCCAGAGTAGGATAGGCGTCCCGCCTGTCCCCCTGGTCCGCCGGTTGCGCGCAGTATGTACACGATACGAATATCCCCACGGAGATGCAGTTTATGAGCCACCACAAACCGACCGCGGATGACTTCATCCTCAACCGGCGCGATTTCCTGAAGCGCACCGGCATGGGCTTTGGCGCCCTGGGTCTGGCGAGCACGATTCTGGGCAGCGGAAGCGACGCCTACGGCGCCATCAACCCGACCGCGCCGCGCATGCCGCACTTCGAGGGCCGGGCCAAACGCGTGGTGCACATCTTCCACAACGGCGGCCTGTCGCACGTGGACTCCTTCGATCCCAAGCCGGCGCTGGCGAAGTACGCGGGTCAGGACCTGCCGATGGACAACCTGCGCACCGAGCGCCCGACCGGCGCGGCGTTCGCGTCGCCATTTGAGTTTAAGGAATACGGCGAAAGCCGCATCCCCGTGAGCAGCCTCTTCCCGCACCTCGCCGAGTGCGTTGACGATATGTGCATCATCCGCTCCATGAACGCGGACGTACCGAATCACGAGCCCTCGCTGCTGTTGATGAATTGCGGCGACGCGCGCCAGATCCGGCCGAGCGTCGGGTCCTGGGTCACCTATGGCCTGGGCACGGAGAACCAGAACCTGCCGGGCTTCATTTCGATGTGCCCCGGCGGCTACCCCATCCAGGAGTCGCAGAACTGGCAGTCCGGCTTTCTCCCCGGCGTGTACCAGGGCACCTACATCGACACGAAGCACACGGAGATGGAGAAGCTGATTGCGCACATCGAAAACAAGTACCAGACGGACACCTCGCAGCGCGCGCAACTCGACCTGCTGGCGGAACTGAACCACCGGCACGCGGACGCGCGCAACGCCGACAGCGAGCTGGAGACGCGCCTGCAATCCTTCGAGCTGGCCTACCGGATGCAGCTGGACGCCACCGACGCGTTCGACATCACGCGGGAGCCGGAATACATCCGCGAAATGTACGGCCCCGGCGTGCACGGGCGGCAGTGTCTCATCACCCGGCGTCTCCTCGAGCGCGGGGTGCGGTTCATCCAGCTCTGGCACGGCGCCGGCCAGCCCTGGGACAGCCACGACGACATCGAAGTGAACCACGCGAAGCTGGCGAAGGAATGCGACCAGGGCATCGCGGCGCTGCTGAAGGATCTGAAGCGGCGGGGGATGCTGGAAGACACGCTGATCGTGTGCAGCGGCGAATTCGGCCGCACGCCGACGGTGGAACTGCCCACGCCCGGCGCGAATGCGGGCAAGATCAACGGGCGCGACCACAACCACTACGGCTTCACCTGCTGGATGGCCGGCGGCGGCGTCAAGGGCGGCCACATCCACGGCGCCACGGATGATTTTGGCTTCCAGGCCGTGGAAAACCGCGTGCACGTCCACGACCTCCACGCCACCATGCTCCATCTCCTCGGCTTCGACCACGAGCAGCTCACCTACCGCTTCGCGGGCCGGGACTTCCGCCTGACGGACGTCCACGGGCACGTGGTGCGGGATGTGCTCGCATAGGGCGGCGTGTGTTGGAAACCAATCACACGAATTCGATGATGCCGTGCCGGACTCATAACCCCACCTATTACCGGCTGGTCGCAGTTTATCTGGCAGCGATTATTGCGCCGTTCCTTCTGTTTGCGGCTCCGACGGTGTGGTGGACCGTGGCGCCATGCACCGTCTATTCCGAGCAGTATGACGAAGCGGTGTTTCAGTCGATACAGATCGGACAGTCCATTGGTGATGTCATCGCCGAGCTTGGCCCGCCTTATCGCGTGCTTCCCGTGTATGCCGAGTGCTGGGAGTACGATGGGTGGTCCGTCTTTTTTAATGATGAAGGCGTCGTCGAAGTTGATCAGCTTTATCAATGGGATAGAAAAGACTTGGAAGATAACATGGGTGAGCTCCCGCCGGGGGTTACGTTCGCGACTCTGGCGGGCAAGACGCGCGGTGAAATGCGTGCGAGGTTTGGTGAGGCCAATATAGATGACGGCGGTTCACAGCTCGAGCAGTACTTTTTCTACACTCATCCATCGGAAGGTGGGATGTGGGCGGATCGCACGTGGAAGAAGCGGCTTCTCGTGGTGGATAGGAAAAGCAGGCGTGTGACCGCTAAACATTCGTTCTGGGTTGTGGCCGGGGACCCGGTTACGTAGGGGACAGTACACATCCGTCCTTTTGATTTGCTCTTGAAATTGGACAGGATTTACAGGATTTACAAGATGATGTACTCCATCCTGTATATCCTGTCTCCATTCAATCGGTAGCTACCCTCTGGCGCAAGTGCCGGCGCCCGTGTGTGGGAATAAGGGACGGCTTCGCACTGTTTACCTTGGGCCGGTCATGTTCCTGGCCGGTATCCCCCAATCTGGATCGTGTTGGCGTGGCTCCCGCCTGCACTTCACAGCCTGGTGACGCGGGTTGCGAAGGGCTCCGGCGGCGCGTGAAGTACCTGGCGTTTTCCTCAACGAATGGACTGTGATGCAACGGACGACCCTGATCAAGATACACCTGCTGCTTGCGGCTTTCACCTTTCCGGCGGCGCTCCTGTTTCTGATAACGGGCGGGCTCTACACCTGGGGCGTGAAGGGCTCCTACGCCTCGGAAACGCATACCATTGCGCTGGAATCGCCGCTGGTGGCGGACGCGGGGTCGCTGGCCGCGCTGGCTGAGGCCGAACTGCAACGCCTGTCCGTGGCCCCGCCCTCCGGCGCGCCGGGAATTCGCACGGTCGGCACGTCCTTTCAGATGGAGTGGACCGGGTCCCGCCGCGACGTGCTGCTGGAGCCCACCGCCGACCCGCTCTCGGCCCGGCTCACCGTCAAGGAAACTACGGGATACCGCCACCTCGTGCAGCTGCATAAAGCCAAGGGCGGCGTCCTCTTCAAGGTCTATGCCGCACTCTTCGCGATCGCGCTCCTGCTCATCCTGGCCAGCGGCTTTCTGATGGCCTGGCGGGAGCCCCGGTACCGCGCCCTGGCGGCGGCCTGGTCCGCCGCGGGCGTGCTGCTATTCGTGCTTGCCGCCTGGCTGAGCTGAGCGGCGTCAGCGCGGGGTCGCCCGGACGGTCTCGCTGGTGACATTCAGGCCACCGCGAAAAGAAAGTGGCACAGGCGTCCCGCCTGTGTCGGCCACGGAGTGGCCGGTGGAATTGCCGGCAAACCGGAGTGAGGCGGCGCCGGGGAGGCTGCGGGGGCGGGGTAGGGGGCCGGCCTCAGCGCGGCGCCACGTGGTGCGCAAACCAATCGGTGAGTGCTTCCTCGCTCATTTCGCCGCTGGCCACGGCGAGCATGGTCTCCACGACATCATCTTCCGAGGCCTCGACATTAAATCCATTGAGCAACATGAAAACGCTTGCGACAACGAACGAGACCCGCTTGTTACCGTCGATAAACGGGTGGT
Encoded proteins:
- a CDS encoding DUF1501 domain-containing protein, which codes for MSHHKPTADDFILNRRDFLKRTGMGFGALGLASTILGSGSDAYGAINPTAPRMPHFEGRAKRVVHIFHNGGLSHVDSFDPKPALAKYAGQDLPMDNLRTERPTGAAFASPFEFKEYGESRIPVSSLFPHLAECVDDMCIIRSMNADVPNHEPSLLLMNCGDARQIRPSVGSWVTYGLGTENQNLPGFISMCPGGYPIQESQNWQSGFLPGVYQGTYIDTKHTEMEKLIAHIENKYQTDTSQRAQLDLLAELNHRHADARNADSELETRLQSFELAYRMQLDATDAFDITREPEYIREMYGPGVHGRQCLITRRLLERGVRFIQLWHGAGQPWDSHDDIEVNHAKLAKECDQGIAALLKDLKRRGMLEDTLIVCSGEFGRTPTVELPTPGANAGKINGRDHNHYGFTCWMAGGGVKGGHIHGATDDFGFQAVENRVHVHDLHATMLHLLGFDHEQLTYRFAGRDFRLTDVHGHVVRDVLA